From Domibacillus sp. DTU_2020_1001157_1_SI_ALB_TIR_016, a single genomic window includes:
- the cccB gene encoding cytochrome c551: protein MKWKKSLLTLMLGSSLALAACGGGEDAAVEETEEQTPSTDEGTGETTASAGEEVYTQSCLSCHGENLEGAFGPELSNIGAKMSKEEILNVIENGQGQMPKNVVEGEEAEAVAAWLAEKK from the coding sequence ATGAAATGGAAAAAGTCACTGCTGACATTGATGCTTGGCTCATCTCTGGCACTGGCTGCATGCGGCGGCGGAGAAGATGCAGCGGTCGAAGAAACAGAAGAACAAACACCGTCCACAGATGAAGGAACAGGTGAAACAACAGCTTCGGCCGGTGAAGAAGTGTATACGCAAAGCTGCTTAAGCTGCCACGGCGAAAATCTTGAAGGCGCATTTGGGCCGGAGCTGAGCAATATTGGAGCGAAGATGAGCAAAGAAGAAATTTTAAACGTGATTGAAAACGGACAGGGGCAGATGCCGAAAAATGTAGTAGAAGGCGAAGAGGCGGAAGCAGTGGCTGCCTGGCTGGCTGAAAAAAAATAA
- a CDS encoding spore germination protein, producing the protein MPFWRQDKGGVFGKSASENAAAITALTESSDIKQRTFSYGKVQGIVIYMETMVEAVKVENHVLQPLKENGSKKPEAALTVIEYEEAADHNDALKGLLRGKTLLFIEGNPACLLCRTERDAGRAIEEPMNEKVVRGPHDGFVEDISVNIFLVRKRIESKGLVVEYLEIGNRANHLLAIMYEKDIANPELVQRMKKRLEAIDAELIYNSGQIEELIEDSTLSPFPQLLNTERPDRVAGNLLEGRIAVFINGGPTCLIGPVSFFSFYQSPDDYTSRSLAGSFYRMIRLFSFFFAILLPAFYISVVSFHSEIVPRDLVLQLKGSVEQVPYPALIEALFMELTIELIREAGIRLPTPIGQTIGIVGGLVIGDAVVSAGLVSNFTIIIVALTAISSYVVPSIEMNTAIRLLRFPFMMSASLFGFFGIVFALMILLIHLCKMTSLGMPYFSPLAPLRVKDLKDVFIRKTWWKLGKRPYDSKPQTLKRQKKGRQWVEK; encoded by the coding sequence ATGCCATTTTGGCGGCAGGATAAAGGCGGTGTATTTGGAAAATCAGCATCCGAAAATGCAGCCGCAATCACAGCACTGACTGAATCAAGTGATATAAAACAAAGAACATTTTCTTACGGTAAGGTACAGGGAATCGTTATCTATATGGAAACGATGGTTGAAGCGGTCAAAGTTGAAAATCATGTTCTTCAGCCATTAAAAGAAAATGGTTCAAAAAAGCCGGAAGCGGCCTTAACGGTGATCGAGTATGAAGAAGCGGCAGATCATAATGATGCATTAAAAGGGTTATTAAGAGGGAAGACCCTGCTATTTATAGAAGGTAATCCAGCTTGTCTGCTTTGCAGAACAGAAAGAGATGCAGGGCGCGCCATTGAGGAGCCAATGAATGAAAAAGTGGTGCGCGGTCCTCATGACGGCTTTGTTGAAGATATTTCAGTTAATATTTTCTTGGTCCGCAAACGGATTGAAAGTAAAGGGCTGGTGGTTGAATATCTGGAAATAGGCAACAGAGCCAATCATTTACTGGCGATTATGTATGAGAAAGACATTGCCAATCCAGAACTTGTCCAGAGAATGAAGAAAAGGCTGGAAGCCATTGATGCAGAGCTCATTTACAATTCAGGACAAATCGAAGAATTGATTGAAGATTCCACGCTGTCCCCTTTTCCGCAGCTGCTGAATACGGAAAGGCCGGACCGGGTCGCGGGCAATTTGCTGGAAGGCCGTATTGCCGTTTTCATAAACGGCGGTCCAACCTGCTTGATTGGGCCCGTTTCCTTTTTTTCCTTTTACCAATCGCCGGATGATTATACGTCACGGTCGCTTGCCGGTTCTTTTTATCGAATGATCCGCTTGTTTTCCTTTTTCTTTGCGATTCTTCTGCCGGCTTTCTATATCTCAGTCGTCAGCTTTCACTCGGAAATCGTGCCGAGGGACTTAGTTTTGCAGCTAAAGGGCTCCGTGGAACAGGTCCCGTATCCAGCTTTAATAGAAGCTCTGTTTATGGAGCTGACCATTGAATTAATCCGGGAAGCGGGGATTCGGCTGCCGACGCCGATTGGACAGACAATCGGGATTGTCGGTGGTCTTGTGATAGGGGATGCGGTCGTAAGTGCAGGGCTCGTCTCGAACTTTACAATCATTATTGTAGCCTTGACCGCCATTTCTTCTTATGTGGTTCCTTCAATCGAAATGAACACAGCCATTCGCCTTCTCAGGTTTCCTTTTATGATGTCGGCCTCCCTGTTTGGATTCTTCGGTATTGTGTTTGCGCTTATGATCCTCTTAATTCATTTGTGCAAGATGACCTCTCTCGGTATGCCGTATTTTTCACCGCTTGCGCCACTTCGAGTAAAGGATTTAAAGGATGTTTTTATAAGGAAAACGTGGTGGAAATTAGGAAAGCGGCCATATGACAGCAAACCGCAGACGCTGAAAAGACAGAAAAAAGGAAGACAGTGGGTGGAAAAGTGA